One genomic window of Thalassolituus hydrocarboniclasticus includes the following:
- a CDS encoding cryptochrome/deoxyribodipyrimidine photo-lyase family protein yields MLHLVWLKRDLRLYDHAALTAAISAVHQQGGRLALLYVIEPGVWSQPDSSLRQWQFVRESLLDLQQQLAQNSALWSVAGNMPDVLSALLQQLEPQGQSFTLYSHEETGNLFSYRRDQAVRQWCRKHQITWHEYAQNGVRRASRSRPHSRDDWAAHWAAFMEQAQHAMPLLSECPWLPCPLPDALPVTALPTNLGYDQTPCPGRQPGGRSAALALLSSFLHSRGRFYRGSLGSPLTAEHHASRLSPYLAWGCLSVREVLQAVRAAQQQAPDTRWRNSLAAFESRLWWHCHFIQKLEDEPLQEQQPLHPAWAGVRQFNAAWYAAWANGQTGWPLADACMKYLQHYGWLNFRMRAMLMSLASYPLWLPWQQPALHLARWFTDYEPGIHYPQVQMQSGTTGINPPRMYNPTLQAQKQDPQGVFIRRWLPQLAQVPDSWIHQPWGMSQRLQAQCGVTIGRDYPAPLVDFEQATRLAREHIRQLRQQPQYFSNAADIGHQHGSRKRRAAASSRRRTINPDQLRLF; encoded by the coding sequence ATGCTGCATCTGGTTTGGTTAAAACGTGATCTTCGCCTGTACGACCATGCCGCGCTGACGGCTGCTATCAGCGCCGTACACCAGCAGGGTGGCCGCCTTGCTTTGCTGTACGTCATCGAACCCGGCGTCTGGAGCCAGCCCGACAGCAGCCTGCGCCAGTGGCAGTTTGTGCGCGAGTCGCTGCTCGATCTGCAACAGCAGTTAGCGCAGAACTCGGCACTATGGTCAGTCGCCGGTAATATGCCCGATGTTCTTTCCGCACTGCTGCAGCAACTGGAGCCTCAGGGGCAATCCTTTACGCTCTACAGCCATGAAGAAACCGGTAACCTGTTCAGCTACCGCCGCGATCAGGCCGTCAGGCAGTGGTGCCGGAAACACCAAATAACCTGGCATGAGTACGCCCAGAATGGCGTACGCCGTGCCAGCCGCAGCCGTCCCCACAGTCGCGATGACTGGGCTGCCCACTGGGCCGCGTTTATGGAACAGGCGCAACACGCAATGCCGTTGCTCAGCGAGTGTCCGTGGCTGCCCTGCCCGCTGCCGGATGCATTGCCGGTAACAGCACTGCCCACCAACCTCGGTTACGATCAGACACCCTGCCCCGGTCGCCAACCCGGTGGGCGCAGTGCTGCACTGGCCCTACTCAGCAGTTTTCTGCACAGCCGCGGGCGTTTTTACCGTGGCTCATTAGGCTCACCGCTGACGGCCGAACACCATGCTTCACGCTTAAGTCCTTATCTGGCCTGGGGCTGCCTGAGTGTGCGTGAAGTGCTGCAGGCGGTGCGCGCCGCCCAACAACAGGCACCGGATACACGCTGGCGCAACAGTCTGGCGGCATTCGAATCACGCTTATGGTGGCACTGCCATTTTATTCAGAAGCTGGAAGACGAACCGCTGCAGGAACAACAACCGCTGCATCCGGCCTGGGCCGGAGTACGGCAGTTTAACGCGGCGTGGTACGCCGCCTGGGCTAACGGCCAGACGGGCTGGCCACTGGCCGATGCCTGCATGAAGTACTTACAGCACTATGGCTGGCTCAACTTCCGCATGCGCGCGATGCTTATGTCACTGGCCAGCTACCCGCTGTGGCTGCCCTGGCAACAACCGGCGCTGCATCTGGCGCGCTGGTTTACCGACTATGAACCCGGCATTCATTACCCGCAGGTGCAGATGCAGTCAGGCACCACCGGCATTAACCCGCCACGTATGTACAACCCCACCCTGCAGGCACAGAAACAAGACCCGCAGGGCGTCTTTATCCGCCGCTGGCTGCCGCAACTGGCACAGGTGCCGGACAGCTGGATTCATCAGCCCTGGGGCATGAGTCAGCGCTTACAGGCACAGTGTGGGGTGACGATTGGCCGCGATTACCCGGCGCCGCTGGTCGATTTTGAGCAGGCCACCCGGCTGGCACGCGAGCATATCCGCCAGTTACGCCAGCAACCGCAATATTTCAGCAATGCCGCCGACATTGGTCATCAACATGGCTCGCGCAAACGCCGTGCCGCTGCCAGTAGCCGCAGAAGAACCATCAACCCCGACCAGCTCAGGCTGTTCTGA
- a CDS encoding aminotransferase class I/II-fold pyridoxal phosphate-dependent enzyme, with protein sequence MQLINVAETVIHGADLQRAIKQFGGEPQQWLDLSSAVSPYCWWSEQGKELSCPVSFIHDLPGIQPDLNRAVRAYYGHDGMLVPGSQRAIAELPGCFSRGKVWILAGTYGEHASCWKKAGHSVYEKTAADIRQVFNAVTDNERELPDMLVLVNPGNPGGERFSAAELHGWAEQLKQRQAWLLCDEAFMDCTPDDSLLTGTLVDNMLVLRSLGKFFGLAGLRIGVVFAAADVLQNLASRLGPWSVAGHSVWLAQQALGDHQWIAQQRVRLKKNHQLMAQWLNGFYLAGESDLFFTLKFSDAEQVQTFLAERCIWSRCFKQQQLIRLGLVGDDACKQQQLQQALNELREFLL encoded by the coding sequence ATGCAATTAATTAACGTAGCCGAAACCGTTATTCATGGTGCCGATCTGCAGCGCGCGATCAAACAATTTGGCGGTGAGCCACAGCAGTGGCTGGATTTATCCAGTGCGGTCAGCCCTTACTGCTGGTGGTCTGAACAGGGGAAGGAGCTATCCTGCCCAGTGTCTTTTATTCATGATTTGCCCGGCATTCAGCCTGACTTAAACCGTGCAGTCCGCGCCTATTATGGCCATGACGGCATGCTGGTTCCCGGCAGCCAGCGCGCCATTGCGGAATTACCCGGCTGTTTCAGTCGTGGCAAGGTGTGGATTCTGGCCGGTACCTATGGCGAACATGCATCATGCTGGAAAAAAGCCGGGCATTCTGTTTATGAAAAAACTGCAGCCGATATTCGTCAGGTATTCAATGCGGTTACTGATAATGAGCGCGAATTACCCGATATGCTGGTGCTGGTTAATCCGGGGAACCCCGGTGGTGAACGCTTCAGTGCTGCTGAATTGCACGGCTGGGCTGAACAGTTAAAACAGCGTCAGGCTTGGTTGTTGTGCGATGAAGCCTTTATGGATTGCACACCAGACGACAGCCTGTTAACCGGGACGCTGGTGGATAATATGCTGGTATTACGCTCGTTGGGAAAATTTTTTGGTCTGGCGGGGCTGCGTATTGGTGTGGTGTTTGCCGCGGCCGATGTGCTGCAGAATCTGGCCAGCAGACTCGGCCCCTGGTCGGTGGCCGGGCACAGTGTGTGGCTGGCACAGCAGGCGCTGGGTGATCATCAGTGGATTGCACAGCAGCGTGTGCGTCTGAAAAAAAATCATCAATTAATGGCGCAGTGGCTGAACGGATTTTATCTGGCAGGGGAAAGTGATTTATTTTTTACCCTGAAATTTTCCGATGCCGAACAGGTACAGACTTTTTTAGCCGAACGCTGTATATGGAGCCGCTGCTTTAAACAGCAGCAGTTAATCCGCCTGGGATTGGTGGGCGACGATGCCTGTAAACAACAACAGCTACAGCAAGCGCTGAATGAACTGAGAGAATTCCTTTTATGA
- a CDS encoding FAD-binding domain-containing protein: MTSRPINLVWLRNDLRLHDHPIFQYLVAQGECPGMAVVFILPQHWQQPTTEYPGLTRLGLAKARFLRACLIDVQRSLYQQNIRLSLLGGDPVSLLRDWYAQQPFHLHTSAAQAPEEEHWLNAIADFAPVSTYDTQTLFSPQQLAELLSTENWPDSYSAFGRWLDKHGLPVAAPLPPTILSADPLEAPLKAAVQWPDHQLHQVPFWAGRVPATTFHGGEDAGLRHLAAYLGRENAIRHYRDTRNQLCTAPLSQADNPYAGSRFASQLSPWLAWGALSVRKVWADIVHWESLHGASEHSSWLKKELLWREYFHWTLRLKGSALFRNPAPQPFADTRWQAWCEARTGYPVIDAGLRELIHTGFSSNRMRQWLASFFIHELKLDWRLGARFFEQHLIDADVASNWGNWAYIAGCGQDPRGGRCFNLNKQLERYDPHLTHLQQWLPELGSVTLSQVQQHQSSGPTLPLWPAPLPLPAAT; encoded by the coding sequence ATGACGTCCCGCCCCATCAATCTGGTGTGGCTGCGCAACGATCTGCGCCTGCACGACCACCCCATTTTTCAGTACCTGGTTGCTCAGGGTGAATGCCCGGGTATGGCGGTGGTATTTATCCTGCCGCAACACTGGCAGCAGCCGACGACAGAATATCCGGGCCTGACCCGGCTGGGACTGGCCAAAGCACGCTTCCTGCGCGCCTGCCTGATTGACGTGCAGCGCAGTCTGTATCAGCAGAATATCCGCCTCAGCCTGCTCGGCGGCGATCCGGTCAGTCTGCTGCGTGACTGGTATGCCCAACAGCCGTTTCACCTGCACACCAGCGCCGCTCAGGCGCCGGAAGAAGAACACTGGCTGAATGCCATTGCCGATTTTGCACCGGTCAGCACCTACGACACCCAGACCCTGTTCAGCCCGCAACAGCTGGCGGAATTGCTCAGCACAGAAAACTGGCCCGACAGCTACAGCGCCTTCGGCCGCTGGCTCGATAAGCATGGCTTACCCGTCGCAGCGCCGCTGCCACCCACCATACTCAGTGCCGATCCCCTCGAAGCGCCGCTCAAAGCCGCCGTACAGTGGCCGGATCATCAGCTGCATCAGGTGCCGTTCTGGGCCGGGCGCGTTCCGGCAACGACCTTTCATGGCGGCGAAGACGCCGGATTACGCCATCTGGCAGCCTATCTGGGGCGGGAAAATGCCATTCGTCACTACCGTGATACACGTAATCAGCTCTGCACGGCGCCGCTCAGTCAGGCTGACAATCCTTACGCCGGCAGCCGCTTTGCCAGCCAGCTCAGCCCCTGGCTGGCCTGGGGCGCATTATCAGTACGTAAGGTATGGGCCGATATTGTGCACTGGGAGAGTCTGCATGGCGCAAGCGAACACAGTAGCTGGCTGAAAAAAGAACTGCTGTGGCGCGAGTATTTTCACTGGACGCTGCGCCTCAAAGGATCTGCGCTGTTCCGTAACCCCGCACCTCAGCCGTTCGCTGACACACGCTGGCAGGCCTGGTGTGAAGCGCGCACCGGCTATCCGGTAATTGATGCAGGCCTGCGTGAGCTGATCCACACCGGCTTCAGCTCCAACCGTATGCGTCAGTGGCTGGCGAGCTTTTTTATCCATGAACTGAAGCTCGACTGGCGCCTTGGCGCACGCTTCTTTGAGCAACACCTGATCGATGCTGATGTCGCCAGCAACTGGGGCAACTGGGCCTATATCGCCGGTTGCGGTCAGGACCCGCGCGGCGGGCGCTGTTTTAACCTCAACAAACAGCTGGAACGGTACGACCCGCACCTCACGCATCTGCAGCAATGGCTGCCGGAACTGGGCAGCGTCACCCTGAGTCAGGTGCAGCAACATCAGAGCAGTGGCCCGACGCTGCCTTTGTGGCCGGCACCGCTCCCCTTGCCAGCAGCAACCTGA
- a CDS encoding cryptochrome/photolyase family protein — translation MKYLGLILADQLTPSLASLRTLNPQRDVLLMAEVAEEATYVAHHVQKIALLFSAMRHFAEELRRAGWTVIYRPLDAPDNDYSLLDVVRRTLQEQQCSGLMLTRCGEYRLQTAMDNQWSATLGVPVSVFEDDRFICPPADFARWAAGRKQLRMEYFYRDMRRKTGLLMDGDKPVGGQWNFDADNRAAYKGEIPVPAPLSFTRDAIDEEVLTLVSTRFAGPDKRHPGQLQPFRWATTREQALTALQHFIQYRLAHFGRYQDAMVSHNSLGERADFMFHSLLSPYLNCGLLTPLEVCKAAEAAYYHGQAPLAAVEGFIRQIIGWREYVRGIYWAFMPEYAGRNSQHNERALPWFYWSGKTQMHCMRECFRTTFANAYAHHIQRLMVTGNFALLAGIRPQEICDWYLAVYADAYDWVELPNTLGMMMHADGGLLGSKPYCASGSYIARQSDYCGHCRYNVKTSEQPDSCPFNSLYWHFLIRHRDSFARNPRMAMMYRSYDRMAPAKQQAILARAEHCLIHLETL, via the coding sequence ATGAAATATCTGGGCCTTATTCTGGCCGACCAGTTAACCCCGTCACTGGCCAGCCTGCGTACACTGAATCCGCAGCGGGACGTGCTGTTAATGGCCGAGGTCGCTGAAGAAGCCACCTACGTTGCCCACCATGTGCAGAAAATTGCCCTGCTGTTTTCTGCCATGCGTCACTTTGCTGAAGAATTAAGGCGTGCCGGCTGGACCGTGATCTACCGTCCGCTGGATGCACCGGATAATGACTACAGCCTGCTCGATGTCGTTCGCCGAACCCTGCAGGAACAGCAATGCAGTGGCCTGATGCTGACCCGCTGCGGTGAATACCGCCTGCAAACAGCGATGGATAATCAGTGGTCAGCAACCCTTGGCGTCCCGGTAAGCGTATTTGAAGACGACCGTTTTATCTGCCCGCCCGCCGACTTCGCGCGCTGGGCTGCCGGCCGCAAACAGCTGCGTATGGAATACTTTTACCGCGATATGCGGCGCAAAACCGGCCTGCTGATGGACGGAGACAAACCCGTCGGCGGGCAATGGAATTTCGATGCCGATAACCGCGCGGCCTACAAGGGCGAAATACCGGTACCGGCGCCGCTCAGTTTTACTCGCGATGCCATTGATGAAGAGGTGCTGACGCTGGTAAGCACCCGCTTCGCCGGGCCAGACAAGCGCCACCCCGGCCAGCTTCAACCCTTCCGCTGGGCGACCACACGTGAGCAGGCACTTACTGCGCTGCAGCATTTTATTCAGTACCGGCTGGCGCACTTCGGCCGTTATCAGGACGCCATGGTCAGCCACAACAGTCTGGGCGAACGCGCCGATTTTATGTTTCACAGCCTGCTGTCGCCTTACCTCAACTGCGGCCTGCTGACCCCGCTGGAAGTGTGCAAAGCCGCCGAAGCCGCTTATTACCATGGTCAGGCGCCGCTGGCGGCGGTGGAAGGCTTTATCCGCCAGATCATCGGCTGGCGCGAATACGTGCGCGGTATTTACTGGGCCTTTATGCCGGAGTACGCCGGGCGTAACAGCCAGCACAACGAGCGTGCGCTGCCCTGGTTTTACTGGAGCGGAAAAACGCAGATGCACTGCATGAGAGAGTGCTTCCGCACCACCTTCGCTAATGCCTACGCGCACCATATTCAGCGCTTAATGGTGACGGGCAATTTCGCCCTGCTCGCCGGAATCCGCCCGCAGGAGATTTGCGACTGGTATCTGGCCGTCTACGCCGACGCCTACGACTGGGTGGAGCTACCGAATACGCTGGGCATGATGATGCACGCCGACGGCGGCCTTTTGGGCAGCAAACCCTACTGCGCCTCCGGCAGTTACATTGCCCGTCAGTCCGACTACTGCGGCCATTGCCGCTACAACGTGAAAACCAGCGAGCAGCCCGACAGCTGCCCGTTCAACAGCCTGTACTGGCACTTTTTAATCCGCCACCGCGACAGCTTCGCACGTAATCCGCGCATGGCCATGATGTACCGCAGCTACGACCGTATGGCGCCAGCCAAACAGCAGGCAATTCTGGCTCGCGCAGAGCACTGTCTGATTCATCTGGAGACGCTGTAA
- a CDS encoding Dps family protein produces the protein MTTVNIGISAEHREAISQGLGRLLADTYTLYLTTHNFHWNITGPMFNSLHAMFMTQYTELWNAVDPIAERIRSLGHVAPGSYAQFAKLASLPDAPQVPPKATEMIRILADGHEATARTARSLFKLVEEASDEPTADLLTQRLAIHEQTAWMLRAQLEE, from the coding sequence ATGACGACTGTAAACATTGGCATCAGTGCCGAACACCGTGAAGCCATCAGCCAGGGACTCGGCCGCTTACTGGCCGATACCTATACGCTGTACTTAACCACCCATAATTTTCACTGGAACATTACCGGGCCGATGTTCAACAGCCTGCACGCGATGTTTATGACCCAGTACACCGAACTGTGGAACGCCGTCGATCCGATTGCCGAACGCATCCGTTCGCTTGGCCATGTGGCACCGGGTTCCTACGCACAGTTTGCCAAGCTGGCATCATTACCGGATGCACCACAAGTGCCGCCAAAAGCCACCGAGATGATCCGCATTCTGGCCGATGGTCATGAAGCCACCGCCCGCACAGCACGCAGTCTGTTTAAACTGGTGGAAGAAGCATCCGACGAACCAACCGCTGATTTATTAACCCAGCGGCTGGCCATTCACGAGCAGACCGCCTGGATGCTGCGCGCCCAGCTGGAAGAATAA
- a CDS encoding ZIP family metal transporter: MDIGQSSNNQWLAIFRQHVIEHPYIAAALAAALALVSVLLVQSLIHVLTTDSSLFSRYALLGGSAGFIATALGALPALMLKRIPQAAEDAMLGFAAGMMLAASAFSLLLPGIEAGTELLQSATQGGLIVVFGMFMGVALMLGLDEFTPHEHDKTGPCGPGHERCGRAWLFVFAIALHNLPEGMAVGVSFAQGDLTVGLPLATAIALQDIPEGLAVALTLRAAGFSPLFAVLVAAGSGLLEPVGALLGVSLGGGLLLAYPIGLGLAAGAMLFVVSHEVIPETHRNGHQTVATLGLMTGFALMMILDTTLG; the protein is encoded by the coding sequence ATGGACATAGGCCAAAGCTCCAACAACCAATGGCTGGCGATCTTCCGCCAGCATGTGATTGAGCACCCGTATATCGCCGCAGCACTGGCGGCGGCACTGGCACTGGTCAGCGTGTTGCTGGTGCAGAGTCTGATCCATGTACTGACCACCGACAGCAGCCTGTTCAGCCGTTATGCCTTGCTGGGTGGCAGTGCCGGTTTTATCGCCACCGCGCTGGGCGCTTTACCCGCCCTAATGCTGAAAAGAATCCCACAGGCTGCGGAAGATGCCATGCTCGGCTTTGCCGCCGGAATGATGCTCGCCGCTTCGGCTTTTTCGCTGCTGTTACCCGGCATTGAAGCCGGTACGGAGTTATTGCAAAGCGCCACTCAGGGCGGACTCATTGTGGTGTTCGGCATGTTTATGGGCGTGGCGCTGATGCTCGGGCTGGATGAATTTACCCCGCATGAGCACGACAAAACCGGTCCCTGCGGCCCGGGCCATGAACGTTGCGGCAGAGCCTGGTTATTTGTGTTCGCCATTGCTCTGCACAATCTGCCGGAAGGCATGGCCGTAGGTGTCAGCTTTGCCCAGGGCGATTTAACCGTGGGTCTGCCACTGGCGACGGCCATCGCCCTGCAGGATATTCCCGAAGGTCTGGCGGTTGCGCTCACACTGCGCGCCGCCGGCTTCAGCCCACTGTTTGCGGTATTGGTTGCCGCGGGCAGCGGTTTGCTGGAACCGGTCGGAGCATTATTGGGCGTAAGCCTGGGCGGCGGGTTATTACTCGCTTATCCGATCGGACTTGGACTGGCCGCTGGTGCTATGTTGTTTGTGGTGTCCCATGAAGTGATTCCGGAAACACACCGCAACGGCCACCAGACCGTCGCCACACTGGGATTAATGACCGGTTTTGCCTTAATGATGATTTTGGATACCACGCTCGGTTAA
- a CDS encoding thioredoxin family protein — MKVIKVLGSGCSKCEKTAQSISAIAAEKQTEIELIKETSPEAIMNYGVMRTPAVVVDEQLVHSGSIPHREDIESWLQ, encoded by the coding sequence ATGAAAGTGATTAAAGTGCTGGGCTCAGGATGCAGTAAATGCGAAAAAACAGCGCAATCGATCAGCGCTATTGCCGCAGAAAAACAAACAGAAATTGAATTGATTAAAGAAACCAGCCCGGAAGCCATTATGAATTATGGCGTTATGCGTACACCGGCGGTGGTGGTGGATGAGCAGCTGGTACACAGCGGCTCGATTCCACACCGTGAGGATATTGAAAGCTGGCTGCAATAA
- a CDS encoding cobalamin-binding protein, translated as MILNALRIPAALIVLSFCSSVLFAAAEKNPESQSDTDSKGFSLTDDAGTVHHFSQPAQRIVSLIPHSTELLFAVGGGDAIVGAVQYSDYPEAAKNIPRVGGYSALNIEAIVALEPDLIIAWPEGNPTRDLSRLKQLGYEIFVSDPNTYETIARNLENFATASGHKAEGEKVAADFRRQVAQLRAEYSDKKPLTVFYQVWHQPLLTQNGDTFISRAIELCGGRNVYADLDIKAPQVSIESVLEMNPDVIVASGMGESRPDWLDAWGQYQNLTAVKTRSLYHIHPDLLHRPTPRFLLGTRQLCEAMEQTRKKQQAMAD; from the coding sequence ATGATATTGAATGCATTACGGATACCAGCTGCATTGATCGTGCTGTCTTTCTGCAGCTCTGTGCTGTTTGCTGCGGCAGAAAAAAATCCGGAAAGCCAGTCCGATACAGACAGCAAGGGATTCAGTCTGACCGACGATGCCGGTACGGTGCATCATTTTTCACAACCGGCACAGCGTATTGTCAGCCTGATTCCGCACAGCACCGAGCTGTTGTTTGCGGTGGGCGGCGGCGATGCCATTGTTGGTGCCGTGCAGTATTCCGATTACCCGGAAGCCGCAAAAAATATTCCCCGGGTTGGCGGTTATTCGGCCCTGAATATCGAAGCCATTGTGGCTCTTGAACCTGATCTGATTATCGCCTGGCCGGAAGGCAATCCGACCCGTGATTTGTCGCGCCTGAAACAACTGGGTTATGAAATTTTTGTCAGCGATCCGAACACCTACGAAACCATTGCCCGTAATCTGGAAAACTTTGCCACGGCGTCTGGCCATAAAGCAGAAGGCGAAAAGGTAGCGGCCGATTTCCGCCGTCAGGTGGCGCAGTTACGGGCGGAATATTCTGATAAAAAACCATTAACGGTTTTTTATCAGGTCTGGCATCAGCCATTATTAACCCAGAATGGCGATACCTTTATTTCCCGTGCCATTGAACTCTGCGGTGGCCGTAACGTGTACGCCGATCTGGATATTAAAGCGCCGCAGGTCAGTATCGAGTCGGTGCTGGAAATGAACCCGGATGTGATTGTGGCCAGTGGCATGGGCGAAAGCCGCCCCGACTGGTTAGATGCCTGGGGGCAGTACCAGAATCTGACAGCGGTTAAAACCAGAAGTCTTTATCATATTCATCCGGACTTATTGCACCGGCCGACGCCGCGTTTTTTACTGGGTACCCGCCAGTTGTGCGAGGCCATGGAGCAAACGCGGAAAAAGCAGCAGGCCATGGCTGATTAA
- a CDS encoding permease, with product MLEIFTRLADWLVFDLAGLSAQSKWGDALHFFVEDVSKIFALLLLMIYIIALLRASLNVERVRDYLARKHTGLGLLLGSAFGAITPFCSCSSIPVFLGFTSAGIPVGITMAFLLTSPLINEVAVLLLMSLLGWKFTLLYIVTGMAVGVAGGLALHLLKAERWLQPFAARAYNQAQQAGHTGTASTGSMTLKERHEFAKEEMTDIFSRVWKWVILGVGLGAGLHGFVPDQWVSDTLGQGEWWSVPAAVLAGIPLYSNATGVIPVMESLITKGLPVGTTLAFCMSTVAASFPEFILLKQVMKIRLLALIFIMLLVAFTLIGWVLNALTPYL from the coding sequence ATGTTGGAAATCTTCACCCGTCTGGCTGACTGGTTGGTATTCGATTTAGCGGGCTTGTCCGCCCAGAGTAAGTGGGGCGATGCGCTGCATTTCTTTGTTGAAGACGTCAGTAAAATCTTTGCCCTGTTACTGCTGATGATTTATATCATCGCCCTGCTCAGAGCCTCGCTGAATGTTGAGCGGGTGCGCGATTATCTGGCGCGCAAACATACCGGGCTGGGCTTATTACTGGGCTCGGCCTTTGGTGCTATTACGCCGTTTTGCTCCTGCTCCAGTATTCCTGTTTTTCTCGGCTTTACTTCTGCCGGTATTCCGGTGGGTATTACCATGGCATTTCTGCTGACGTCACCGCTGATTAATGAAGTGGCCGTACTGTTGCTGATGAGCCTGCTCGGCTGGAAATTCACGTTGCTGTATATCGTTACTGGCATGGCCGTCGGCGTAGCCGGTGGTCTGGCATTGCATCTGTTAAAAGCCGAACGCTGGCTGCAGCCTTTTGCTGCCCGTGCTTACAATCAGGCGCAACAGGCCGGTCATACCGGAACCGCAAGCACCGGCAGTATGACTCTGAAAGAACGTCATGAATTTGCCAAAGAAGAAATGACCGATATTTTTTCCCGCGTATGGAAGTGGGTCATCTTAGGCGTCGGTCTGGGCGCCGGGCTGCACGGTTTTGTGCCCGATCAGTGGGTGTCTGACACCCTAGGGCAGGGCGAGTGGTGGTCGGTTCCGGCTGCGGTACTGGCGGGTATTCCGCTGTATTCCAACGCCACCGGGGTGATTCCGGTGATGGAGAGTCTGATTACCAAAGGCCTGCCGGTGGGTACTACGCTGGCGTTTTGTATGAGCACGGTTGCCGCCAGTTTTCCCGAATTTATTCTGTTGAAACAGGTCATGAAAATCCGTCTGCTGGCGCTGATTTTTATCATGCTGCTGGTGGCTTTCACCCTGATTGGCTGGGTGTTAAATGCGCTCACTCCCTATCTGTAA
- a CDS encoding DUF2256 domain-containing protein, with amino-acid sequence MGLLSGFRNPHNLPVKTCAHCGRPFCWRRKWARSWDEVKYCSKGCKHRAQKTPANICAAASVEDEF; translated from the coding sequence ATGGGCCTGCTGAGTGGTTTCCGTAACCCCCATAACCTGCCGGTAAAAACCTGTGCGCACTGTGGCCGGCCGTTCTGCTGGCGGCGCAAATGGGCGCGCAGCTGGGACGAAGTGAAGTACTGCAGCAAAGGCTGCAAACACAGGGCACAAAAAACACCGGCCAATATATGCGCCGCCGCTTCCGTGGAGGATGAATTCTGA
- a CDS encoding substrate-binding periplasmic protein: MNTVLHLYLLILSCLTLTAAAEPLAGNQAFAPVSANAVPDTLLIGVETTDYAPYYHMQDERYSGMARDLLDAFLADAHLLGDYHPLPVPRLFLQFTHNQLDFKFPDNPQWSENLKAGLTIHYSQPVFQISEAVMILNDHQGAVRNVGTIMGFTTPGISSALSRGEITLTQVTGMEQLLKMLESGRIDGIYFNVRVAQEAAAKHNQPLQLAILKDIAPYRYAYHLSSIRHPRLIERFDRFMRENPEVIRAIHQSYDLP; encoded by the coding sequence ATGAATACTGTTTTGCATCTGTACCTGCTCATACTGAGCTGCCTGACACTGACCGCTGCCGCAGAACCGCTGGCAGGCAATCAGGCGTTCGCGCCGGTATCGGCAAATGCAGTACCGGACACCCTGCTGATTGGCGTAGAAACCACCGACTACGCACCCTATTACCATATGCAGGATGAGCGCTACAGCGGCATGGCGCGTGATCTGCTGGATGCTTTTCTGGCCGATGCACACCTGCTGGGCGATTATCACCCGTTACCGGTACCACGCCTGTTTCTGCAGTTCACTCATAACCAGCTCGACTTCAAATTCCCTGATAACCCGCAGTGGTCAGAAAACCTGAAAGCCGGCCTGACCATTCACTATAGCCAGCCGGTATTCCAGATCAGTGAAGCCGTGATGATACTCAACGATCATCAGGGAGCGGTGCGCAATGTCGGCACCATCATGGGATTTACCACACCGGGCATCAGCTCTGCCCTGAGTCGCGGCGAAATCACTCTGACCCAAGTCACGGGTATGGAGCAGCTGCTGAAAATGCTCGAATCCGGTCGCATTGACGGTATCTACTTCAATGTCCGGGTAGCACAGGAAGCCGCGGCAAAACACAACCAGCCACTGCAACTGGCCATACTGAAAGACATTGCCCCCTACCGTTATGCATACCACCTTTCAAGTATCCGCCACCCCCGCCTGATTGAACGCTTCGACCGTTTTATGCGCGAAAATCCGGAAGTCATCAGGGCTATCCACCAGAGTTACGATTTGCCCTGA